In Saccharothrix syringae, the following are encoded in one genomic region:
- a CDS encoding helix-turn-helix transcriptional regulator, with product MTPTALVGRDAELAALLGAVATQPSVVLVAGEAGVGKSRLVRELLHRPEVAPLRTLGGFCQPLREPFPYGAVLDALRTAGPCLGHARLSPVTGVLRPLVPELADHLPEPPARPDDPRHERHHLFRAVREVLSALGPALLVVEDLHWADDGCRHLLRFLMSDPPPNLTTLVTYRREDAPGGMPLGAAYRPPPGVASVVVELGPLDVAGTRALATAILGADAVPAERLHERTAGLPFVIEEVLRDPDRHLRDAVAVPALLRDAMAERLDRLPVVARRVAQAAAVLGVPADEALLAGVGAVAPERVRAALTHALRGGVLREAGEARYGFRHALAQQAVYDTLTGPERRRLHLRALRALDAGTPRPFMQLAEHSRRAGLRHDWLRHGEAAADRALEVGDPSTATTLYRDLLAEAPLTPADVDRLAVKLGQVARGGIDQHDPRATLERLLDDHRLSTAARGEVRLNLGFLLIRQFGGVRHGREVIELAIAELGERPDLAMRARAVLGQPFVGAVPLAEHERWLREVDRFVAGCADDAVRYALLANQLGSWVCVGDRAAAAELDRLPDTSTDVATRRHLARLHCNLADACALVGHFDLARDSLDRGLRLTVGAGVPFTAGTGQSTRVHLDWYAGNWGSLAERCAGLLAEYRELLPVASEVHLVLGCLAVARGDWDAAERHLAETGVRSVDNSITPVALGGFAALTRLALERGAVERACAEADRGLALARRKGVWAWLGELAPAAVDAFRAAGRVADAERLVGELAAGLADRDAPLAHVALKVCRALLAVPPTGDATVPPPARHHEHAAALPTARHHEHATTPPAARHHEHAAALPTARHHEHATTPPAARHHEHAAALLADARQAADDLGLRYWSAGLAERAALVDLARGCGSAVAELGRVADRFDALGASRDAARCRHRVREEGVVTPSRRGRRGYGNALSPREQDVARLLTRGRTNREIADVLFLSPRTVEQHVARVLRKLGVASRADLLA from the coding sequence ATGACACCCACCGCGCTGGTCGGCCGCGACGCCGAGCTGGCCGCACTGCTCGGCGCGGTGGCCACCCAGCCGTCCGTGGTGCTGGTCGCCGGCGAGGCGGGCGTCGGCAAGAGCCGCCTGGTCCGGGAGCTGCTGCACCGCCCCGAGGTGGCCCCGCTGCGCACCCTCGGCGGGTTCTGCCAACCCCTGCGCGAACCCTTCCCCTACGGCGCCGTGCTCGACGCCCTGCGCACCGCCGGCCCCTGCCTCGGGCACGCGCGGCTGAGCCCGGTGACCGGCGTGCTGCGCCCGCTGGTGCCGGAGCTGGCCGACCACCTGCCCGAACCGCCGGCCCGCCCGGACGACCCCCGCCACGAGCGCCACCACCTCTTCCGGGCGGTGCGCGAGGTGCTCTCCGCGCTCGGCCCCGCCCTGCTCGTGGTGGAGGACCTGCACTGGGCCGACGACGGCTGCCGCCACCTGCTGCGGTTCCTGATGTCCGACCCGCCGCCCAACCTGACCACCCTGGTCACCTACCGCCGCGAGGACGCCCCGGGCGGCATGCCGCTGGGCGCCGCCTACCGCCCGCCGCCGGGTGTGGCCTCGGTCGTGGTCGAGCTGGGCCCCCTCGACGTCGCCGGGACCCGCGCCCTGGCCACCGCCATCCTCGGCGCGGACGCCGTGCCCGCCGAGCGCCTGCACGAGCGCACCGCCGGCCTGCCGTTCGTCATCGAGGAGGTGCTGCGCGACCCCGACCGGCACCTGCGGGACGCCGTGGCGGTGCCGGCGCTGCTGCGCGACGCGATGGCCGAGCGCCTGGACCGGCTGCCCGTGGTCGCGCGCCGCGTCGCGCAGGCCGCCGCGGTGCTGGGGGTGCCCGCCGACGAGGCCCTGCTGGCCGGGGTCGGTGCGGTCGCGCCGGAGCGGGTCCGGGCCGCCCTCACCCACGCGCTGCGCGGCGGCGTGCTGCGCGAGGCGGGCGAGGCGCGTTACGGCTTCCGCCACGCCCTGGCCCAGCAGGCGGTCTACGACACGCTCACCGGGCCGGAGCGCCGGCGCCTGCACCTGCGCGCCCTGCGGGCCCTGGACGCCGGCACGCCCCGGCCGTTCATGCAGCTGGCCGAGCACAGCCGCCGCGCCGGCCTGCGCCACGACTGGCTGCGGCACGGCGAGGCCGCGGCCGACCGGGCGCTGGAGGTCGGCGACCCGTCCACCGCCACCACCCTCTACCGGGACCTGCTCGCCGAGGCGCCGCTCACCCCGGCCGACGTGGACCGGCTGGCGGTGAAGCTGGGCCAGGTGGCGCGCGGCGGGATCGACCAGCACGACCCGCGCGCCACGCTGGAGCGGCTGCTCGACGACCACCGGCTGTCCACCGCCGCGCGCGGCGAGGTGCGGCTGAACCTCGGTTTCCTGCTGATCCGCCAGTTCGGGGGCGTGCGGCACGGCCGCGAGGTGATCGAGCTGGCCATCGCGGAGCTGGGCGAGCGCCCCGACCTGGCGATGCGGGCGCGGGCGGTGCTGGGGCAGCCGTTCGTCGGCGCGGTGCCGCTGGCCGAGCACGAGCGGTGGCTGCGCGAGGTGGACCGGTTCGTCGCCGGGTGCGCCGACGACGCGGTGCGGTACGCCCTGCTCGCCAACCAGCTCGGCTCGTGGGTGTGCGTCGGCGACCGCGCCGCGGCGGCCGAGCTGGACCGGCTGCCGGACACCTCGACCGACGTGGCGACCCGCAGGCACCTGGCCCGCCTGCACTGCAACCTGGCCGACGCGTGCGCGCTGGTCGGGCACTTCGACCTGGCGCGCGACTCGCTGGACCGCGGCCTGCGGCTGACCGTCGGCGCGGGCGTGCCGTTCACCGCGGGCACCGGGCAGTCCACCCGGGTGCACCTGGACTGGTACGCCGGGAACTGGGGTTCGCTGGCGGAGCGGTGCGCGGGGCTGCTGGCGGAGTACCGGGAGCTGCTGCCGGTCGCGAGCGAGGTGCACCTGGTGCTGGGGTGCCTGGCGGTGGCGCGCGGCGACTGGGACGCGGCCGAGCGGCACCTGGCCGAGACCGGGGTGCGGTCGGTGGACAACTCGATCACGCCGGTGGCGCTGGGCGGGTTCGCCGCGCTGACCCGGTTGGCGCTGGAGCGCGGCGCGGTGGAGCGGGCGTGCGCCGAGGCCGACCGGGGGCTGGCGCTGGCGCGCCGCAAGGGCGTGTGGGCGTGGCTGGGCGAGCTGGCGCCCGCGGCGGTGGACGCGTTCCGCGCGGCCGGGCGCGTGGCGGACGCCGAGCGGTTGGTCGGGGAGCTGGCCGCGGGCCTGGCCGACCGGGACGCGCCGCTGGCGCACGTGGCGCTCAAGGTGTGCCGGGCGCTGCTGGCCGTGCCGCCCACCGGGGACGCGACGGTCCCACCGCCCGCACGGCACCACGAGCACGCGGCAGCCCTACCCACCGCACGGCACCACGAGCACGCGACAACCCCGCCGGCGGCACGGCACCACGAGCACGCGGCAGCCCTACCCACCGCACGGCACCACGAGCACGCGACAACCCCGCCGGCGGCACGGCACCACGAGCACGCGGCAGCCCTGCTGGCCGACGCGCGGCAGGCCGCCGACGACCTCGGGCTGCGCTACTGGTCCGCCGGGTTGGCCGAGCGCGCCGCGCTGGTCGACCTGGCGCGCGGGTGCGGTTCGGCGGTGGCCGAGCTGGGCCGGGTGGCCGACCGGTTCGACGCGCTGGGCGCGAGCCGCGACGCCGCCCGCTGCCGGCACCGGGTGCGCGAGGAGGGCGTGGTCACGCCGTCGCGCCGCGGCAGGCGCGGCTACGGCAACGCCCTGTCGCCGCGCGAGCAGGACGTGGCACGCCTGCTGACCCGGGGCCGCACCAACCGGGAGATCGCCGACGTGCTGTTCCTGTCACCGCGCACGGTCGAGCAGCACGTGGCTCGGGTGCTGCGCAAGCTGGGCGTGGCGTCGCGGGCGGACCTGCTGGCCTGA